One part of the Marispirochaeta sp. genome encodes these proteins:
- a CDS encoding DNA adenine methylase, protein MPAADLSSDYLKRQLIAYIGNKRRLLPSLHRLFLRLEKEHPVRSMLDPFAGSGAAARLGRSMGYQVFANDWEEYSRLINGVYLRLTPSRVEGLFSRYGGLRKLLAKLNSYTGSVEEPYFSLYYAPRSTEDADYRTERLFYTRENALFLDHVRGWIEREYPSDMIHDEDMNDERELLIALLLYEAATHANTSGVFKACHKGFGGHGSDALKRIMAPMELEYPVLLDGPIGQAGSMDAGDWVCGKSADLCYLDPPYTIHQYGSNYHMLNSVALWDRPDAPLDLKSDGRLRRKAGIREDWIQTRSPYCTKKFAAGALKKLLAAIDARYIVLSYNSDGIISLDELCQILSERGRLSVYADDYVQYRGGKQGLNRRNLTIEFQLLVENGTPHRKKDGEKIRRFIKLQELGQLLQGGFHPRRLAATGLVMGGVLNLGSIGSLAIPLKGGFKPDSSALEPEDFFYLTNDEIDTSLRLLKDARFHDNREEAEILLEILTAAEGSSKDIKAVTDRFLLVLKKLAHKKYLHIYKEIYAHALSVLCSADAAKRLETLNRVALRRFSG, encoded by the coding sequence ATGCCCGCAGCAGACCTTTCTTCGGATTACCTGAAGCGGCAGCTTATCGCCTATATAGGCAACAAGCGGCGGCTTCTTCCATCCCTGCACAGGCTCTTTCTTCGCCTGGAAAAGGAGCATCCTGTCCGCAGTATGCTGGATCCCTTCGCTGGCAGCGGGGCGGCAGCGCGCCTCGGCAGGTCTATGGGGTACCAGGTTTTTGCCAACGACTGGGAAGAGTACAGCAGATTAATAAACGGTGTGTACCTGCGGCTTACACCCTCCCGGGTGGAGGGACTTTTTTCCCGTTACGGAGGATTACGGAAGCTCCTTGCAAAACTGAACTCATATACCGGCTCTGTGGAAGAGCCCTATTTTTCTCTCTACTATGCACCCCGATCAACGGAAGATGCGGATTACCGCACGGAGCGCCTCTTCTATACCCGGGAAAACGCCCTTTTTCTGGACCATGTGCGGGGCTGGATAGAGAGAGAGTATCCTTCGGACATGATTCATGATGAGGACATGAACGACGAGCGGGAGCTTCTTATAGCCCTGCTGCTCTATGAAGCTGCGACCCATGCCAACACTTCCGGGGTTTTCAAGGCTTGTCACAAGGGTTTTGGTGGTCACGGTTCGGACGCCCTTAAACGGATTATGGCTCCCATGGAGCTGGAATACCCTGTTCTGCTGGATGGCCCGATAGGCCAGGCCGGTTCGATGGACGCAGGCGACTGGGTCTGTGGAAAATCAGCGGATTTATGCTATCTGGACCCTCCCTATACAATTCATCAATACGGCAGTAACTATCATATGCTCAACAGTGTCGCTCTATGGGACCGTCCGGATGCACCATTGGATCTGAAAAGTGACGGTCGTCTGCGACGAAAGGCCGGTATCCGGGAGGACTGGATACAGACCCGCAGCCCATACTGCACAAAAAAGTTTGCCGCCGGAGCTTTAAAGAAGCTGCTTGCTGCGATTGATGCCCGCTACATAGTCCTTAGTTACAACAGCGACGGTATAATCTCCTTGGATGAACTCTGTCAAATACTTTCAGAAAGAGGGCGGCTGTCGGTCTATGCGGATGACTATGTTCAGTACCGGGGCGGTAAACAGGGACTCAACCGTAGAAATCTGACCATCGAGTTCCAATTGCTTGTGGAGAACGGAACTCCTCATCGCAAAAAAGATGGTGAGAAAATCCGCCGTTTTATAAAGCTGCAGGAACTTGGACAGCTCCTTCAGGGGGGATTTCATCCCCGGCGTCTTGCAGCGACAGGACTGGTAATGGGGGGAGTGCTGAATCTTGGCTCTATAGGGAGCCTGGCGATACCTCTCAAAGGGGGGTTCAAGCCGGACTCCTCTGCGCTGGAGCCGGAGGATTTTTTCTATCTTACCAATGATGAGATCGACACAAGCCTGAGATTGCTCAAGGATGCCCGTTTTCATGATAACCGGGAGGAGGCGGAGATCCTTCTTGAAATTCTTACTGCAGCAGAGGGCAGCTCAAAGGATATTAAAGCTGTTACAGACCGTTTCCTTCTTGTTCTTAAAAAACTTGCCCATAAAAAATATCTCCATATATACAAGGAAATTTATGCGCATGCCCTTTCTGTTCTATGCAGTGCAGACGCTGCAAAAAGGCTCGAAACACTGAACCGTGTGGCTCTGCGGCGGTTTAGCGGTTAA
- the dinB gene encoding DNA polymerase IV, with product MEAVIFHVDLDAFYASVEERDNPEYKDKPVIIGALPGYRGVVSACSYEARRYGVRSAMPVSEAYRRCPDGIYLRPRMERYHELSVQVMEIFSAFSPMVQQISVDEAFLDMSGTRRLFGTPMQAAEKLKSEVRRQTGLTVSIGIAWNKYLAKLASDFRKPDGLYQVVSGEEERFLDQLPLKDLWGLGAKGRQRLEELNIQDIPSLRSYPLGVLKRQLGNGAGEFLWDAVRGKDPGIFSQEPKSRSLSAETTFGRDTADEEGLKATLLDLSHQVMFRMMREGFSGKTVVLKLRFSDFSTTTARTTLNSPVVSAEELYKEAIKLFSKRWSKGREVRLIGVGLANIEPGTAARQGTLFEEPQGRHKRVEEAVVMIRDKHTEDAIVKARLLGSKKQN from the coding sequence ATGGAAGCGGTTATATTTCATGTCGATCTCGATGCCTTTTATGCATCGGTGGAGGAACGTGATAATCCGGAATACAAAGATAAACCGGTTATCATCGGTGCCCTCCCCGGCTATCGCGGGGTGGTTTCCGCCTGTTCCTATGAGGCCCGGCGCTATGGAGTGAGGTCGGCCATGCCGGTATCAGAAGCCTACAGACGCTGCCCCGACGGGATATACCTGCGGCCCCGCATGGAACGCTACCATGAATTATCCGTACAGGTTATGGAAATCTTTTCCGCATTCTCTCCCATGGTTCAGCAGATCTCTGTGGATGAAGCCTTCCTCGATATGAGTGGTACCCGCAGACTCTTCGGAACCCCGATGCAGGCCGCAGAAAAGCTTAAGAGCGAGGTCCGCCGGCAAACCGGGTTGACCGTTTCTATCGGTATTGCCTGGAACAAGTATCTGGCTAAGCTGGCCAGTGATTTTCGCAAACCCGACGGATTGTACCAGGTAGTCAGCGGTGAAGAGGAGAGGTTTCTGGATCAGCTCCCCTTAAAAGATCTTTGGGGACTTGGGGCCAAAGGGCGTCAACGTCTGGAAGAACTGAATATACAGGACATTCCCTCCCTGCGCTCTTATCCCCTGGGCGTTCTCAAGCGGCAGCTTGGTAACGGTGCGGGAGAGTTTTTGTGGGACGCTGTCCGCGGCAAAGACCCGGGGATCTTTTCCCAGGAACCGAAGTCCCGCTCTTTGAGCGCGGAAACAACCTTCGGCCGGGATACCGCCGACGAAGAGGGCTTAAAAGCTACACTCCTTGACTTGAGTCACCAGGTAATGTTCAGAATGATGCGGGAAGGTTTCAGCGGCAAAACGGTGGTGCTCAAGCTGCGCTTCTCTGATTTTTCCACCACAACAGCCCGGACAACCCTTAATTCTCCTGTAGTTTCTGCGGAGGAACTCTATAAAGAAGCCATAAAGCTGTTTTCGAAACGCTGGTCAAAGGGACGCGAAGTACGCCTGATTGGTGTGGGTCTGGCAAACATTGAACCGGGGACCGCTGCCAGACAGGGAACCCTATTCGAGGAGCCCCAGGGCCGACACAAACGGGTAGAAGAAGCCGTGGTTATGATCCGGGACAAACACACAGAAGATGCCATAGTCAAAGCCCGCCTTTTGGGATCCAAAAAGCAGAATTAA
- a CDS encoding nitroreductase family protein has product MTLLPHIEHRVTIRNFTKEPINQESLDAILEAARLAPSAKNRQPWRFIVVQDSGVRGQIQNAAYNEPHVSSAPVLIAACTTNVDYRMPNGQTSYPIDIATAVAFMMIQAEEEKLGSSIVTTFDETLVKEILSVPHSMRVVMLLALGHAEQRPMRPPRHSADQIISYNHW; this is encoded by the coding sequence ATGACCCTGCTTCCCCATATAGAGCATCGCGTCACTATCCGAAATTTTACGAAGGAACCGATTAATCAAGAGAGTCTTGATGCAATACTGGAGGCTGCCCGCCTTGCACCTTCAGCTAAAAATCGGCAGCCCTGGCGTTTTATTGTTGTACAGGACAGCGGGGTGCGGGGGCAGATTCAAAACGCCGCGTATAATGAGCCCCACGTCTCCTCCGCCCCGGTTCTGATTGCCGCCTGTACAACAAATGTAGATTACCGTATGCCCAATGGACAAACCTCGTATCCAATCGATATTGCAACCGCCGTTGCTTTTATGATGATTCAAGCGGAAGAAGAGAAACTGGGAAGTTCAATAGTTACCACATTCGATGAGACCCTGGTCAAGGAGATCCTTTCGGTTCCCCATTCAATGCGGGTAGTTATGCTGCTTGCTTTGGGACATGCGGAACAACGGCCTATGCGTCCTCCAAGGCATTCAGCGGATCAGATTATTTCCTACAACCACTGGTAG
- the hflC gene encoding protease modulator HflC — MKRLATVLIVVAVLLVVFVALGPFYILFEGEQAVVTRFGAIVSTSRDAGLKFKMPVIDTVTKYPKKILSWDGDAQRLPTAENQFIWVDATARWKIIDPTLFYESVTSVNQAFARLDEVIDSSIRTVIADNPLFEAVRNSNVINEIERSDVVRIAADTDEVQAEDIAAEETPAIIDTSKTYPEVAKGRNKLSEEMFEAARKVTPQYGIELIDIIIRQIRYSDDLTESVYNRMIAERNQKAQEFRSRGEGQKAFWLGKLDNEKRTILSRAYTEAETLKGNADREAAGIYADAYSADEEFAIFWRSLESYRNTMSKFNKTLTTDMEYFRYLYDQDG; from the coding sequence ATGAAACGACTCGCAACAGTACTGATAGTAGTCGCTGTACTTCTGGTAGTCTTCGTGGCATTGGGACCTTTCTATATTCTATTTGAGGGGGAACAGGCAGTGGTTACCCGTTTCGGTGCCATTGTTTCCACATCCCGGGACGCGGGCTTAAAATTCAAGATGCCCGTAATCGACACGGTGACAAAATATCCCAAGAAAATCCTCTCCTGGGACGGAGACGCCCAGAGACTGCCGACGGCGGAGAACCAGTTTATCTGGGTCGATGCCACCGCCAGGTGGAAGATCATCGATCCCACCCTTTTCTACGAATCGGTAACCTCGGTTAATCAGGCCTTCGCCCGTCTGGATGAGGTTATCGATTCCTCCATCCGTACGGTAATCGCCGATAACCCGCTTTTTGAGGCGGTACGGAACAGCAACGTAATAAACGAGATCGAGCGCAGCGATGTTGTGCGAATTGCCGCTGATACTGATGAAGTACAAGCAGAAGATATCGCTGCAGAAGAAACCCCGGCCATCATTGACACCAGCAAGACCTACCCGGAGGTTGCGAAAGGGCGGAACAAGCTCTCCGAAGAGATGTTCGAAGCGGCCAGGAAGGTTACTCCCCAATACGGCATTGAGCTGATCGATATCATAATCCGACAGATCCGCTACTCCGACGACCTTACCGAGAGCGTCTACAACCGGATGATCGCCGAACGGAATCAGAAGGCCCAGGAGTTCCGCTCCCGGGGTGAAGGCCAGAAGGCCTTCTGGCTCGGTAAGCTTGACAACGAGAAGCGTACGATCCTTTCCAGGGCCTATACCGAGGCAGAAACCCTTAAAGGTAATGCCGACCGGGAGGCCGCCGGGATTTATGCCGATGCCTACAGCGCCGATGAGGAGTTCGCCATATTCTGGCGCTCCCTGGAGAGCTACCGGAATACCATGAGCAAGTTCAACAAGACCCTGACCACCGACATGGAGTATTTCCGCTACCTCTACGATCAGGACGGTTAA
- the queD gene encoding 6-carboxytetrahydropterin synthase QueD yields the protein MYQLRINGDFAAAHFLKNYHGKCENLHGHNYKVRVYVSGKELDAGGMLIDFGILKSILKDVLAKLDHSNLNDHPFFKKGNPSAELIARYIYDQMAPEIPRVHLDRVEVFETENNVASYLPD from the coding sequence ATGTACCAGTTACGAATAAACGGCGATTTCGCCGCCGCCCATTTTTTAAAAAACTATCATGGTAAATGCGAAAACCTGCATGGCCACAACTATAAAGTTCGGGTGTATGTTTCGGGAAAAGAGCTTGATGCCGGTGGTATGCTGATAGATTTCGGGATTCTTAAAAGCATCTTAAAGGATGTTCTTGCCAAACTTGACCACAGTAATCTGAACGATCACCCTTTTTTTAAGAAAGGGAATCCCAGTGCAGAGCTTATTGCCCGCTACATATACGATCAGATGGCTCCGGAAATACCCCGGGTCCATCTGGACAGGGTTGAGGTATTCGAAACAGAGAATAACGTTGCTTCCTACCTTCCGGATTGA
- a CDS encoding HEAT repeat domain-containing protein, which produces MRNSLKIILLLFLFTFIQSFQDSFAAPRIVDNTLGARLGTIFPELRQGYIDLNQNGSLDRLEDMDELVPESRLRDEILQVQEIFDFLIENYRYLPITRLNAVRDALDDPQGAIPEILTINYRTRISALIQEREAMGEEGLYLSPSARRKALATMEDLISRLNLAYQKEWRQAESDFVEARNELFSLLDKGYPLPENLLPEDYDIFESTLINATMPQRAENQERSRTAILTLGKLKSDNAVPYLIDLLRNDTFSREAIRALGAIGTPDAQQILLERLNDESTESPETLECIRALGKIGGKESADTLLDILRTTAEEMDAEKEQEIIGSLSAMASGGYIDRRISSLLTEYLANPDPVLRSIAIRGLSYYTDQASSVQVLNAMKNDRNSTVVLAAVRSAHRINHASTVPTMVGLLRDGNISQDMTREVIEALGQHPDGVRGAVNIQEFLGSPERETRNSARQTLKALYTQNPQVVATSLSRGLATSKDDLYLKEASSLLAELSDSSALNTFFSLLTSSSPEVRKNVTWGLYRIGVSGNLRAQTALQKLVTSETEPLEVRINALRALAKAGEDHPSMLLWQTFATTAKMRGEKYSILRLYSLRGLGALGTINDEVLSVLSLVARGEQDQSLREEAIKALHSIGVSSPAVEKTLAEIASGSGESPMSVRIAALRALGDMSSAETGPAARAILEDEPGQEPKRDIVYSLVKSNSDDAWEVLFDLSADEDVNELLIPFLEEGDPDILEPLINRRLKREENQQIRSILESLLMSYSRGL; this is translated from the coding sequence ATGAGAAATAGCCTGAAGATAATCCTTTTACTTTTTCTATTCACTTTTATCCAGAGCTTCCAGGACAGTTTTGCCGCCCCGCGGATTGTGGACAATACCCTGGGTGCCCGGCTGGGTACCATTTTCCCGGAACTGCGGCAGGGATACATCGATCTGAATCAGAACGGCAGCCTGGACCGCCTGGAGGACATGGATGAACTTGTTCCTGAATCACGATTACGTGACGAGATTCTTCAGGTTCAGGAAATTTTCGATTTTCTAATTGAGAACTACCGCTACCTGCCGATTACCAGGCTGAATGCCGTACGCGACGCTCTTGACGACCCTCAGGGTGCGATTCCGGAGATTCTTACAATTAACTACCGTACCCGCATCAGCGCCCTTATACAGGAGCGGGAAGCTATGGGAGAAGAGGGGCTGTATCTCTCTCCGTCGGCCCGACGCAAAGCCCTTGCCACAATGGAGGACCTGATATCCCGACTGAACCTGGCATATCAGAAGGAGTGGCGGCAGGCGGAATCAGATTTTGTGGAAGCCAGGAACGAGCTTTTTTCCCTTTTAGACAAGGGTTATCCCCTTCCGGAAAATCTTTTGCCCGAGGATTACGATATTTTTGAAAGTACCCTTATAAATGCCACCATGCCACAGCGGGCGGAGAATCAGGAGAGATCCCGTACCGCAATTCTGACCCTTGGAAAGCTCAAGTCGGACAATGCGGTTCCATACCTGATCGATCTGTTGCGCAATGACACTTTTTCAAGAGAAGCTATCCGGGCGCTGGGGGCCATCGGCACCCCGGATGCCCAGCAAATTCTGCTTGAACGGCTCAACGACGAATCAACGGAAAGCCCTGAGACCCTTGAATGCATCCGGGCTCTTGGAAAAATCGGAGGAAAGGAGAGCGCAGACACGCTGCTCGATATTTTACGCACTACAGCAGAAGAGATGGATGCGGAAAAAGAGCAGGAGATAATAGGAAGTCTCAGCGCTATGGCCTCCGGGGGCTACATTGATCGAAGGATATCCTCGCTGCTTACCGAGTACCTTGCGAACCCCGATCCTGTCTTACGAAGCATTGCCATCAGAGGTCTCTCCTATTATACTGACCAGGCTTCATCGGTCCAGGTTCTCAACGCAATGAAAAATGACCGTAACTCCACGGTTGTGCTGGCGGCGGTACGCTCGGCTCACCGTATTAATCACGCCTCGACGGTGCCCACAATGGTCGGACTCTTACGGGACGGGAATATCAGCCAGGATATGACCAGAGAAGTTATCGAGGCCCTGGGACAGCACCCCGATGGAGTTCGCGGAGCGGTAAATATTCAGGAATTTCTGGGGTCTCCGGAACGGGAAACAAGAAACAGTGCCAGGCAGACTTTGAAGGCACTATACACGCAAAACCCGCAGGTAGTAGCGACTTCTCTTTCCAGAGGGCTTGCCACATCCAAGGACGACCTCTATTTAAAGGAGGCTTCATCACTCCTTGCGGAGTTATCGGACTCCTCTGCGCTAAACACCTTTTTCAGCCTTTTAACCTCATCTTCTCCGGAGGTACGTAAAAATGTGACCTGGGGATTGTATCGCATCGGTGTTTCCGGAAACCTTCGCGCCCAGACTGCGCTGCAGAAGCTTGTTACCAGCGAAACAGAACCCCTGGAAGTAAGAATAAACGCCCTTCGGGCGCTGGCAAAAGCAGGAGAAGATCATCCCAGCATGCTTCTTTGGCAGACCTTTGCCACCACAGCCAAAATGCGGGGAGAAAAATACTCCATACTGCGGCTCTATTCTCTCCGCGGCCTTGGTGCCCTGGGGACAATTAACGATGAAGTCCTTTCCGTTTTGAGCCTGGTAGCCCGGGGTGAACAGGACCAAAGCCTGAGGGAAGAGGCAATAAAGGCGCTGCATAGCATTGGAGTATCATCACCAGCTGTGGAAAAAACCCTGGCGGAGATAGCGAGTGGAAGCGGTGAAAGCCCGATGTCTGTCCGTATTGCGGCGCTGCGGGCCCTGGGGGATATGTCCTCCGCAGAAACCGGCCCCGCTGCACGGGCCATTCTTGAAGATGAACCGGGACAAGAACCTAAACGGGACATTGTCTACTCCCTGGTTAAAAGCAACAGCGACGATGCCTGGGAGGTCCTGTTTGATCTTTCCGCGGATGAAGATGTAAATGAACTCCTCATACCCTTCCTTGAAGAGGGCGACCCGGACATACTGGAGCCTCTTATAAACCGCAGGCTGAAACGGGAGGAGAACCAGCAGATCAGGTCCATCCTGGAATCCCTGCTCATGAGTTACTCCCGGGGGCTCTGA
- a CDS encoding MGMT family protein — translation MSFSTAVIGLVRSIPTGKVASYGQIAAMAGKPGGARGVVWILRSSSSKHDLPWHRVVSIDGRIALKPGEGREEQISRLIAEGVPAHEGGVDMLRYRWNPGDEYSI, via the coding sequence GTGAGCTTCAGCACCGCTGTTATTGGACTTGTGCGCTCCATTCCGACGGGGAAAGTAGCAAGCTATGGACAGATCGCGGCAATGGCAGGTAAACCGGGAGGTGCCCGCGGTGTGGTGTGGATCCTCCGGTCTTCCAGCAGCAAACATGATCTTCCCTGGCACCGCGTTGTAAGCATTGACGGACGTATAGCCTTGAAGCCCGGCGAAGGCAGGGAAGAGCAGATCAGTCGTCTGATAGCCGAGGGGGTTCCGGCTCATGAAGGCGGGGTTGATATGCTCCGTTACCGCTGGAATCCCGGGGACGAATATTCTATTTAA
- a CDS encoding rhodanese-like domain-containing protein, which translates to MEYKLQKNGILFAIALVGLVSFALLSLYPRETGDSSGFRDPEKLQLLIEEESTPYLLLDVRTPVEYKSGYIPTAENLPLQVIGNNPPAVEKDSLLIVYCRSGNRSAQAKRFLEKEGFTNVVDFGGINRWPFELNR; encoded by the coding sequence ATGGAATATAAACTGCAAAAAAACGGAATACTTTTTGCTATCGCGCTTGTTGGACTCGTCTCCTTTGCCCTGCTTTCTCTCTACCCCCGGGAAACCGGCGATTCTTCCGGTTTCAGAGATCCGGAAAAGCTGCAGCTGCTTATCGAAGAAGAGAGTACCCCCTACCTGCTGCTTGATGTCCGTACCCCGGTAGAATACAAATCCGGCTACATTCCCACAGCAGAAAACCTTCCGCTCCAGGTTATCGGAAACAACCCGCCGGCGGTGGAAAAGGATTCGTTGCTGATTGTCTATTGTCGTTCCGGCAACCGTTCGGCCCAGGCAAAGAGATTTCTAGAAAAAGAGGGGTTTACGAATGTCGTCGATTTCGGCGGAATAAACCGCTGGCCCTTTGAGCTTAACCGCTAA
- a CDS encoding D-alanine--D-alanine ligase family protein: protein MTKKEVIAILYGGKSGEHEVSLRSACSVYHHIDRSIYAPLLIGITKTGRWYLQPEKPIAPDTENLPLTADEAALVSAVPGDGLHCRGRRLDIDAAFPVLHGTNGEDGTVQGLLEICNIPYIGAGVLGSSLSMDKGAAKEIWASRGLSVVPFMRVEAEEFSSSSDLWPKKLKMLKDCFTPPLFVKPVRAGSSVGVSRIENWQALEKALEEALRYDTSALVEPAVNGREIECSVIGNFHTRSFPPGEILPSHSFYDYEAKYIDPDGAALLLPAKIDDTAAAELRRIAEEAYRSAGVEGMARVDFFLEKESGRILLNEINTIPGFTSISMFPRMCEAGGLPYPDLIRKMIVLGKERFEKRSRCLYSILSLSDTD, encoded by the coding sequence ATGACGAAAAAAGAGGTTATAGCCATACTTTACGGTGGGAAATCAGGGGAACACGAGGTTTCCCTGCGTTCTGCCTGTTCGGTTTATCATCACATTGACCGCAGCATCTACGCGCCTCTTTTGATCGGAATAACAAAGACTGGCCGCTGGTATCTGCAGCCGGAAAAACCGATAGCCCCGGATACCGAAAACCTGCCGCTCACAGCAGATGAGGCGGCCCTGGTTTCTGCCGTTCCAGGGGATGGTCTTCACTGCAGAGGCAGACGTTTGGATATCGATGCTGCCTTCCCCGTGCTCCACGGGACAAACGGAGAAGACGGCACCGTCCAGGGACTCCTGGAAATCTGCAATATTCCCTATATAGGTGCGGGGGTTCTGGGAAGCTCCCTCTCCATGGACAAGGGGGCTGCCAAGGAGATCTGGGCATCCCGGGGACTGTCGGTCGTACCTTTTATGCGGGTAGAGGCGGAGGAATTTTCTTCCTCCTCTGATTTATGGCCGAAGAAATTAAAAATGCTGAAAGACTGTTTTACCCCGCCCCTCTTTGTAAAACCTGTCCGTGCCGGTTCATCCGTCGGGGTTTCCAGGATTGAAAACTGGCAGGCCCTGGAGAAGGCTCTGGAAGAAGCCCTGCGCTATGATACGTCAGCCCTGGTGGAGCCTGCTGTTAACGGCCGTGAGATTGAGTGTTCAGTAATCGGCAATTTTCATACCCGCAGCTTTCCGCCGGGAGAAATTCTTCCCAGTCACAGCTTTTACGATTACGAGGCAAAATATATCGACCCCGACGGGGCGGCTCTGCTGCTTCCTGCCAAGATTGACGATACTGCCGCTGCTGAGCTGCGACGCATTGCCGAGGAAGCTTACCGTTCTGCAGGTGTTGAAGGCATGGCCCGGGTCGACTTTTTTCTGGAAAAAGAGAGCGGCCGTATACTCTTGAACGAGATTAATACCATTCCCGGATTTACCAGCATCAGTATGTTTCCCCGTATGTGCGAAGCCGGAGGCTTGCCCTACCCTGACTTAATCCGGAAAATGATTGTGCTGGGAAAAGAACGCTTCGAAAAAAGAAGCCGCTGCCTTTATTCCATTCTGAGTCTGAGCGATACCGATTAG
- a CDS encoding UDP-N-acetylmuramoyl-L-alanyl-D-glutamate--2,6-diaminopimelate ligase: MNNTRRIVNKRIADFVSPDNILETRGPKNPIVRGMTYDSREVKEDYLFFALPGVHSDGHRFIPSAIQQGARVIVHSSPLDSYEPGVAYLRVQNSRTIMSPLAAAFYDHPSRKMVAAGVTGTDGKSSTVSYLRQLIAAAGERCGFLSTVEFHNGTELSKNAFRQSTPEPPEVHRLLQEMLDEGCSCAVVEATSHGLSPRNNRLGDVDFNLGILTNISHEHLEFHGTMDQYVRDKSRLMASLNESHSVPATAVLPAAEAYLPRFLEAAGNSRVLLYGSNTTAADYTAVDIREDEQGIRFTLVHREDRYPCSLSLQGLFNVDNAAAALIAAASMLNTSVAELVPLLPTLQPVRGRMQPVRRGQPFSVLVDYAHSPGAFEKLFPLLRERCEGRLIALFGSAGERDREKRPIQGRIASRFADIVFLCDEDPRREESISILEEIAAGCEGKTRGEDLFLIPDRKEAIARACRTAHAGDLLVCLGKGHEASIIHADGPRPWDEEQALVAALAEMGYQ; encoded by the coding sequence ATGAATAATACCCGCCGGATAGTAAACAAAAGAATAGCAGACTTCGTTTCTCCTGACAATATCCTTGAAACCCGGGGCCCGAAAAATCCGATAGTCCGGGGAATGACCTATGATTCCAGGGAAGTAAAGGAGGATTATCTCTTCTTTGCCCTGCCGGGTGTACATTCCGACGGGCACAGATTTATTCCATCCGCCATACAGCAGGGGGCACGGGTCATTGTTCACAGCAGCCCCCTTGATTCATACGAGCCCGGGGTCGCCTACCTCCGGGTACAGAATTCCCGGACCATAATGTCTCCCCTGGCTGCGGCCTTTTATGATCATCCGTCACGAAAAATGGTAGCGGCAGGGGTAACCGGGACGGATGGTAAAAGCTCCACCGTCTCGTACCTTCGGCAGCTTATCGCGGCTGCCGGGGAACGCTGCGGTTTTCTCTCTACCGTTGAGTTTCACAACGGTACGGAACTGAGCAAGAACGCCTTTCGCCAGTCCACCCCGGAACCGCCTGAGGTCCATCGACTGTTGCAGGAAATGCTGGATGAAGGTTGCTCCTGTGCCGTGGTCGAGGCCACCTCTCACGGGCTCTCTCCCAGAAATAACCGTCTGGGAGACGTAGATTTTAACCTGGGAATTCTGACCAATATCAGCCACGAACATCTTGAGTTTCACGGGACCATGGACCAGTACGTACGGGACAAATCCAGACTGATGGCATCCTTGAATGAGAGCCATTCTGTTCCGGCAACAGCTGTGCTGCCGGCGGCGGAAGCCTACCTTCCCCGGTTTCTGGAGGCTGCCGGAAACAGCAGGGTCCTGCTCTATGGCAGCAATACCACGGCGGCTGATTACACAGCCGTTGACATCCGGGAAGACGAACAGGGTATACGTTTTACCCTTGTTCACAGAGAGGACCGCTACCCTTGCTCCTTGAGCCTGCAGGGCCTTTTTAACGTGGACAACGCCGCAGCGGCCCTCATTGCCGCAGCGAGCATGCTGAATACGTCTGTGGCGGAGCTGGTACCGCTTCTGCCGACCCTGCAGCCGGTACGGGGCAGAATGCAGCCGGTACGCAGGGGCCAGCCTTTTTCTGTCCTGGTCGATTATGCCCACAGTCCCGGAGCCTTTGAAAAACTCTTCCCCCTGCTGCGGGAACGCTGCGAAGGCCGGCTGATAGCCCTTTTCGGTTCTGCCGGTGAGCGGGACAGGGAAAAACGCCCCATCCAGGGCCGTATAGCTTCCCGCTTTGCCGACATCGTGTTTCTCTGCGACGAGGACCCCCGGAGAGAGGAATCCATATCAATTCTGGAAGAGATTGCCGCGGGCTGCGAAGGAAAAACCAGGGGAGAAGACCTTTTTCTTATTCCAGACAGAAAAGAAGCAATCGCCCGGGCCTGCCGCACCGCACACGCCGGGGACCTGCTTGTCTGTCTCGGCAAGGGACACGAGGCATCTATTATCCATGCCGACGGCCCCCGGCCCTGGGACGAAGAACAGGCCCTTGTGGCCGCCCTGGCAGAGATGGGTTACCAGTGA